One Nitrospinota bacterium genomic window, CCGGCGATCCGGACGGCATCCCCCGGCAGCGGCGCTTCCCCCTCCACATTCCGCAATGACACCTGCACGCCTCCGCGCACGGGGCGTCCGTCCAGCGTTTCGGCCTCAAGGATAAAGTGACAGCCGGAGGGATAATACTCGAACCCGCCCGTTATCCGCCCGGTCAATTCGCCGTTCACCGGCACGTTGTTGACGATGTGTTCCGGCGCGTCGAACGCGGCGGCGGCGTGCCACATCCCCCAAACCCCGGCGGCGGCGAACAGCGGCAAAAGAATGCGGCCGCGCAACGGCATTTTTGAAATGAGGATGAGGAGAAGCGACGCCGCGGTGAGCAGGAGCAGGGCGAAAGCCGAAAACCCCCACAACCGATAGGCAAGCACCCCGGCCATCAACCCGAAGAGGAATTCGGCGGCGGGAAAGAGACGGATAGCGGTCCCCATTAATGGGTGTATTTTACTTCGAGTCCGTCCAACGGGTTTTTATTTCTTTAAAATCCGATCATGGCGCAACACCGCGAAAAACGGCCTCTTTCCATTGTTGACTGGCCGCCGGGGCGGGCGTATAAATGTAATGTCAACATACCACCGGCAACCGCTTTTTGAGGAGAATCAACCAAATGGCTATTAAGGTCGCAATCAACGGCTTTGGACGCATCGGACGCAACATCCTGCGGGCGGCTTTGCACGATAAGAGCATCGAATTCGTGGCGGTGAACGATATCACCGAACCCAAGACGCTGGGGCACCTGCTGAAATACGACTCGGTGCTGGGCAACCTGGAGGAGGATGTCGTCGTCGAAGGCGACACCATCAAGGTGGCGGGCCGCGCGGTAAAAGTGCTGAAAGAGAAAGACCCGGCCGCGTTGCCGTGGAAGGCGCTCGGCGTCGACATCGCCATCGAATCGACCGGCATCTTCACCAAGCGGGACGGCGCGCAGAAGCATCTCACCGCCGGCGCGAAAAAAGTGATCATCAGCGCCCCGGCCACCGACGAAGACATCACCATCGTGCTGGGCGTCAACGAGGACAAGTACGACCGGGCCAAGCACAACATCATCTCGAACGCATCCTGCACCACCAACTGCCTCGCGCCGGTGGTGAAAGTGCTCATCGAAAAATTCGGCTTCGTCAGCGGCCAGATGACCACCATCCACAGCTACACCAACGACCAGCGGGTGCTCGACCTGCCGCACAGCGATCTGCGCCGCGCCCGCGCCGCCGCGCTCTCCATGATTCCCACCACCACCGGCGCCGCCAAGGCGGTCGGCCTGGTGCTGCCGCAACTGAAAGGGAAGCTGGACGGCCTTTCCATCCGCGTTCCCACCCCGAACGTTTCGCTGGTCGACCTCGTCTGCATCCTCGAAAAAGAGACCTCCAGCGAAGAGGTGAACGCCGCCCTGAAGGAAGCCGCCAACGGCAAGCTGAAAGGCATCTTGGAATACTGCGACCTGCCGCTCGTCTCCAGCGATTTCAAGGGGAACGCCAACTCCAGCATCGTCGACGCCATGTCCACCAAGGTGCTGGACAAGAAACTGCTGAAGGTGCTTTCATGGTACGACAACGAATGGGGCTACAGCAACCGCGTGATCGATCTCGTCAAGTTCCTCGAGAAAAAGGGGCTTTAGTCCGATGCTGAACAAGCTGACGATGGACAAGCTGGACGTGGGCGGCAAGCGCTGCTTCGTCCGGGTCGATTTCAACGTGCCACTGGACGATTTCCAGAAAATCACCGACGACACCCGCATCCGCGGGACGCTTCAAACGATCAACGACCTGATCGACCGGGGGGCGAAGGTGATCCTCGCCTCGCACCTGGGGCGGCCGGACGGCGAGCGCAACCCGAAATACAGCCTCAAGCCGGTGCAGGCGCGCCTGGCGCGGCTCCTGAACCGCGAGGTGCTGTTTGCCCCGGACTGCGTGGGGCCCGAAGTGGAAAAGATGGTGGCCGCCATGAAAAACGGCGACGTGCTGTTGCTGGAAAACCTCCGCTTCTATAAAGAAGAGGAGGCGAACGACCCCGGCTTTTGCAAAAAGCTGGCGGCGCTGGCCGACCTCTACATCAACGACGCGTTCGGCACCGCCCACCGCGCCCACGCCAGCACCGAGGGGATCACCAAGCTGGTGGCCAAATCGGCCGCCGGCTACCTGATGAAAAAGGAAATCGAATACTTCAACCGCTCGGTGGCCGATCCGGCCCGGCCGGTGGTCGCCATCGTCGGCGGCGCGAAGGCCAGCACCAAGATCAAGGTGTTCATAAACCTCATTGACCATGTGGACAAGATCATAGTCGGCGGCGGGTTGGCCTTCACCTTTTACAAGGCGCTGGGCTACAATGTCGGCAAATGCAAGGTGGAAGAGAATATGCTTGACGCCGTGCAGAAGATCAAGGACAAGGCGCGCGAAAAAGGGGTGAAATTTTATCTCCCCGTCGATTTCGTGGTGGCCGACCGCATCGATCCGCGGGCGAACACCAAGATCGTCCCGGCCAAGGAAATTCCGGACGACTGGTTCGCGCCGGACATCGGCCCCGCCAGCGTGATGCTGTTCAAGGAAGTGCTGCACGACGCCAAGACCATCATCTGGAACGGCCCGATGGGGGTGTTCGAGATGGACATCTTCTCGCGCGGCACGATGGCGATGGTGCATGCCGTGGCGGACTGCTATGCGTTGACCATCGCCGGCGGCGGCGATACCGACGTGGCCATCCACAAGGCCGGCCAGAGCGACAAGTTCAGCTTTATCAGCACCGGCGGCGGCGCGTTCCTCGAACTGCTGGAAGGAAAAACCCTGCCGGGCCTTGCCGCCCTCTCCCCCACCGAATAATCAAGTGCCTCAGTTTGAAAAAATATGGCGGGCAGGACAGACAGCAGCCTATAGGCCATCTCCGGAGCGGATGGAAAAAAGCCATTCCGCTCCTTCCATTCTGGATTCCCGCCGGAGTTTACCCCCGCCTTCGCGGGGATAAACTCCGGCGGGGGCGAGGATGACAACAACGGGGAATCGGGCTACTTCTTGAATCCAACCGCGAAGAGGTTCCCCGCCGGGAGCGGCACCGGGATATGGCCGATGCCCGTCGCCTTCAACACCGCGATCAGTTGCGCCTTGGCCGGCAGTGGCAGCAGCTTTATCCAGTAGTGCGCCGGATAGGTGTTGATCACCGTCCGCACATCCACCTCTTTGAACCCCGCGCCTTCCAGCAAACGGGTGACGCCGCGCGGCGAAAAAAGCTGGAGGTGTTCGATATCGAAAATGGGGGATTTCATGCCGAGCAGTTTCGCGGAAAAAGCGCGGTGGTTGTGGCAGACGAGGGCGAGCGCCCCGCCCGGCTTGAGCAGGCGGAAGGCGGCGGCGCAGACGGCGGCGGGTTCGGACAGGTGCTCCATCGTCTGAAAGCAGGTGATGAGCGAAAAACTTTTCGGCTGAAAAGCCGATTCATAAAAAATTCCTTTGCGGATGAGCGGGCGGATGTTTTCCTTCGCCGCCCGTATCGGCGCATCCGAAGGCTCCACCCCCGCCACGCCGGTAAAACCGTTTTCGAGGAGCCGCTCCAGAAACGCGCCGTCGCCCGCGCCGATGTCAAGCGCGCCGATGCGGTCCGGCAGCTTGCGCGCCGCGCGCAGAACGTGGGCGATGCAGGTGCGCGCCGCCCGCGCGGATTCCTCGCCGCTGTCGAATGCGGCCGCTTCATAGGCGGCGGCAAGCGCGTCGGCCGCCGGGACGGGGGTGGCGTAGATCAGGTCGCACGCATCGCAGCGGACCAGCCGCAGGTGCATCTGTTCCGGCGTTTTGCGCGAGGCATAGGCGAAGGCATCAAGCTTGGCGGAGTCGTAATTGGCTTCGGCGAAAAGGTTCGCCGAGCGGTCGGCGCCGCAGACGGGGCAGCGCCGTTCGCGCATTTGCACGGTTAAACCCCACCCGCGCCGTGCATGACCACGGCGCGTCCTCCCCTTATCGCCCATGGCGAAGGGGAGGAACTATTTTCAAACAGGGGCACTCGTTACTCCCGGCCCCGCGCCTGGGTTTCCGAGGCCTGCCGCACCTCGCCGTTCATCACGATGTTCCGCCGGATGAAGCGGGGGCGCTGCTTGACCTCCTCGAATATTTTGGCGATGTATTCCCCCACAATGCTGAGGGCGAGGAGATTGATGGAGCCGAAGAACACCACCGTCAACAGCACGGTGGTGGTGCCCTTCGGGGCGATGTCGGGGAAAATCAGTTTGAGGATTATATCGATGATGGTGAGGAGGGCCGAAACGCCGAAGAGCGCCCAGCCGGCAAAGCTCAACATGTTCAGCGGCGTGTTGCTGAATGAGAGTATCCCCTTTTTGGCCCAGTCGATGTTCTTGAGCAGGCTGTTGGTGGATACGCCGAACATCCGCTCCGGGCGGACGTACGGGATGCCGGTTTGGCGGAAACCGGCGTAGGCGCGCAGTCCGCGCATGAAGGCGTCGCGTTCGGGAAACCGGACAAGCGCCTTGACCACCTTTTTGTCCAGCAGCGAAAAATCCCCCGCGTCATGCGGAATGTTCAGGTACGAGAACCAGTCGAACACGCGGTAGAAAAGCTTGTAGGCGAACTGCATGTGGAGCGGCGCTTCGCGTTTCACCCGCACGCCGTATACCACCTCGTACCCCTCTTTCCACTTTTCCATGAACTGTTCGATGATCTCGGGCGGATCCTGCAGGTCGCCGTCCATCAGCACGCAGCCGTTTTTCGTGGCGATCTCCATGCCGCTGCGGAAGGCCGCCTGCGAGCCGAAATTGCGTGAATGGGTGATGCCGACGACATGCCGGTCGCGCGCGCTGATGGCGCGGATGACCTCTTCGCTGTTGTCGGGGCTGTTGTCGTTGACGAAGATGATTTCGTAATCGATGTTGAGGGCGGCGAAAACCTTCACCAGCCGTTCGTGCATGATGGGAATCGCCTGGCCGTCCTTGTAACAGGCGACGATGGCGGAGATGCTGTAGACGGTATCCACCCCCCGCTGCTTGGACGAGCGGTGGTACTTTTCCGGATCCTTGAGACCCTTGTACCAGTCCACGGTTTTCAGCAGGCCGTCGCGCAGGGTGGCGCGGGCCGCCCAGCCGATCCGCCGCTTGGCCTTGGCGGGATCGGCGTACCATTCCTGAACGTCCCACGCGCGGCTTTGCATCTCGAATTTCGGTTCTTCGGCGATGCCGAATATGCCGCGCGCCACGGCGGCCATATCGGATATTTTCGTCCGCACGCCGCCGCCGATGTTGAACGATTCGCCCCAGTCCTCTTCCCGCAGGTTGAGCGCCGCGTCGATGAACGCCTCGCAGGCGTCGTCGACATATACGAAATCGCGCGATATGTCGGGGTTGACGAGCGGCGGATATTTTCCCGCCAGCCCCTTGGCGATCAGCGCGGGGATGAGCCGCGCGGCGTCTTCGTAGGGGCCGTAGATGGAGTAGAGCCGCAGGTTGGCGCAGGGAAAGCGGAGTTTTTTGCCGTAGTAGTGCAGCAGCCCGGCCACCGCCATCTTGCTTACGGCGTAGTGGCTGTTCGGCGCGAGCCGCGCGTCTTCGGCGGGGCCGGACGCGTTATCGCCGTATTCCGACGAACTCCCCGCGTGTATGTAGCGAACCGCGCCCTGTTTCCGCAGCTCTTCCAGCAGTTTCACGGTGTAGTTGACGTTGGTGCGGTAAATAAGGTCGAAATCGGTTTCAAATGAATACGCGCCGTACGCCACGCAATCGAACACCGTGCGGGGGCGCACGGTATCGACGAGCGTTTTTATGTTGGTGTCCACCAGCAGGTCGGTGACGAGAATATTCTGCTCCGGCAGCCCTTCCAGCCGCCACGCCCACTGCTGCGTTTTGGTGCCGTACACGTCGGATCGCGCCGCCAGCAGCATGCGGAAGAGGTTAGCCCCCACGAAGCCGCTGGCCCCCAGCACGAGGATCGGCCCTTGCAGCCGCTCGATCTTGGCCCTCAGTTCCGGGTTCATCGTTCCGCCATTATGACGGCAAGCGCCGTATCGGCGTCAATGCCGCATTCCTTGCGGTGGAACTGCTGCGATCCGAAGCGGCCCGACAGGTACCCCTTCGCGTGGAAGTGGCCGAATGCGGCGGGGGCGCTCCCCATCAAAGCCAACACGCGGGCCAGCGCCTCTCCCAGCCCGCCGTGGGCGACGTGCTCTTCCACCACATGGAGCGCGCCGCTTTTTTTCACGTCGGCCGCAAATGCGGGCGGCGGCGGATTGTGTTCGAGCGGCAGTTCGGTGACCACCCAGAGCGCGGGGCGTTTTTGTTCATCCATGGCGGTAAGTTTGCCGATGAAGCCGCCGGCGATGGGGCCGATGGCGGCAATCACCGGGCCGCCGCCGGAAACTATTTTCCGCCATCCGGCGTAAGGGGGCAGGCCGAACCCCGCCGGTTTTTCGCAGCGGCCGAGCCGGAGGTAGCCGGGCGACGGCGTATCGGCCATTTTGTCCACCACCGGCGCGACATCATCGCCGAACGCCGGCACATAGGCCCGCATGTGCGGCAGGCAGAGCATCGCGCCGTAATCCTCCAGCGCGTGATGCGTCGCCCCCATCGAGCCGTAGGCGTAGCCCCCGCCGTTGCCGACGATCTTCACATTCAGCTTGTGGGAGCAGACATCGTTCCGTATCTGCTCGAACGGACGGGCATAGGCGAACGGCGCGATGCTGTAAACCCATGCGGGCAGCCCTTCGCTGGCCATCCCCGCCGCCACCGAAACCATGTTCTGTTCGGCCACGCCCGCGTTGATGAAGAGTTCCCCCATCGCGTCGCGCAGCGGTTCCAGCGCCATGAAGCCGAGGTCGCCGG contains:
- the gap gene encoding type I glyceraldehyde-3-phosphate dehydrogenase, coding for MAIKVAINGFGRIGRNILRAALHDKSIEFVAVNDITEPKTLGHLLKYDSVLGNLEEDVVVEGDTIKVAGRAVKVLKEKDPAALPWKALGVDIAIESTGIFTKRDGAQKHLTAGAKKVIISAPATDEDITIVLGVNEDKYDRAKHNIISNASCTTNCLAPVVKVLIEKFGFVSGQMTTIHSYTNDQRVLDLPHSDLRRARAAALSMIPTTTGAAKAVGLVLPQLKGKLDGLSIRVPTPNVSLVDLVCILEKETSSEEVNAALKEAANGKLKGILEYCDLPLVSSDFKGNANSSIVDAMSTKVLDKKLLKVLSWYDNEWGYSNRVIDLVKFLEKKGL
- a CDS encoding phosphoglycerate kinase, translated to MNKLTMDKLDVGGKRCFVRVDFNVPLDDFQKITDDTRIRGTLQTINDLIDRGAKVILASHLGRPDGERNPKYSLKPVQARLARLLNREVLFAPDCVGPEVEKMVAAMKNGDVLLLENLRFYKEEEANDPGFCKKLAALADLYINDAFGTAHRAHASTEGITKLVAKSAAGYLMKKEIEYFNRSVADPARPVVAIVGGAKASTKIKVFINLIDHVDKIIVGGGLAFTFYKALGYNVGKCKVEENMLDAVQKIKDKAREKGVKFYLPVDFVVADRIDPRANTKIVPAKEIPDDWFAPDIGPASVMLFKEVLHDAKTIIWNGPMGVFEMDIFSRGTMAMVHAVADCYALTIAGGGDTDVAIHKAGQSDKFSFISTGGGAFLELLEGKTLPGLAALSPTE
- a CDS encoding class I SAM-dependent methyltransferase; amino-acid sequence: MRERRCPVCGADRSANLFAEANYDSAKLDAFAYASRKTPEQMHLRLVRCDACDLIYATPVPAADALAAAYEAAAFDSGEESARAARTCIAHVLRAARKLPDRIGALDIGAGDGAFLERLLENGFTGVAGVEPSDAPIRAAKENIRPLIRKGIFYESAFQPKSFSLITCFQTMEHLSEPAAVCAAAFRLLKPGGALALVCHNHRAFSAKLLGMKSPIFDIEHLQLFSPRGVTRLLEGAGFKEVDVRTVINTYPAHYWIKLLPLPAKAQLIAVLKATGIGHIPVPLPAGNLFAVGFKK
- a CDS encoding NAD-dependent epimerase/dehydratase family protein, with product MNPELRAKIERLQGPILVLGASGFVGANLFRMLLAARSDVYGTKTQQWAWRLEGLPEQNILVTDLLVDTNIKTLVDTVRPRTVFDCVAYGAYSFETDFDLIYRTNVNYTVKLLEELRKQGAVRYIHAGSSSEYGDNASGPAEDARLAPNSHYAVSKMAVAGLLHYYGKKLRFPCANLRLYSIYGPYEDAARLIPALIAKGLAGKYPPLVNPDISRDFVYVDDACEAFIDAALNLREEDWGESFNIGGGVRTKISDMAAVARGIFGIAEEPKFEMQSRAWDVQEWYADPAKAKRRIGWAARATLRDGLLKTVDWYKGLKDPEKYHRSSKQRGVDTVYSISAIVACYKDGQAIPIMHERLVKVFAALNIDYEIIFVNDNSPDNSEEVIRAISARDRHVVGITHSRNFGSQAAFRSGMEIATKNGCVLMDGDLQDPPEIIEQFMEKWKEGYEVVYGVRVKREAPLHMQFAYKLFYRVFDWFSYLNIPHDAGDFSLLDKKVVKALVRFPERDAFMRGLRAYAGFRQTGIPYVRPERMFGVSTNSLLKNIDWAKKGILSFSNTPLNMLSFAGWALFGVSALLTIIDIILKLIFPDIAPKGTTTVLLTVVFFGSINLLALSIVGEYIAKIFEEVKQRPRFIRRNIVMNGEVRQASETQARGRE
- a CDS encoding transketolase; translated protein: MRNAVCQALVALSQRRRFAFLTGDLGFMALEPLRDAMGELFINAGVAEQNMVSVAAGMASEGLPAWVYSIAPFAYARPFEQIRNDVCSHKLNVKIVGNGGGYAYGSMGATHHALEDYGAMLCLPHMRAYVPAFGDDVAPVVDKMADTPSPGYLRLGRCEKPAGFGLPPYAGWRKIVSGGGPVIAAIGPIAGGFIGKLTAMDEQKRPALWVVTELPLEHNPPPPAFAADVKKSGALHVVEEHVAHGGLGEALARVLALMGSAPAAFGHFHAKGYLSGRFGSQQFHRKECGIDADTALAVIMAER